Proteins found in one Chrysiogenes arsenatis DSM 11915 genomic segment:
- the dusB gene encoding tRNA dihydrouridine synthase DusB, producing MKDIYLLAPLHLRHQSLSVPLMMAPVAGVCNIPFRILVGECHCPHIFTEMVSSEALTRQVRKTQHYIDVSPEETIRPFVQLFGARPEVMAEAAHICAEEGFTLIDINMGCPVKKVLKSNSGVALMQTPDLASEIVAAMVAKVGHKADVTVKTRLGWNHEHTIVDFALKMEAAGAAMLTVHGRTRPQGFGGHADWNAIRPVVEALTIPVIVNGDIVDLATFQQAMAQSGCAGAMIAREGYSRPWIFMEILQSIGALSGAEQAPDVQAIMLRHLELLEQYLPVQAHALMRKHGAWYAKGLLGAAEFRRSLNECRNAAEIRRLIDDFFRHNAHTEAVPDHG from the coding sequence GTGAAGGATATTTACTTGCTGGCACCACTCCATTTACGTCATCAATCACTTTCCGTACCACTTATGATGGCACCCGTCGCCGGAGTGTGCAATATCCCCTTCCGCATACTCGTTGGCGAATGCCACTGTCCACATATTTTTACCGAAATGGTCAGTTCCGAAGCCCTCACCCGTCAAGTGCGCAAAACCCAGCATTACATTGACGTTTCACCAGAAGAAACCATTCGCCCCTTTGTGCAACTTTTTGGCGCACGGCCTGAGGTGATGGCCGAAGCCGCGCATATTTGTGCCGAAGAAGGCTTTACCCTGATTGATATCAACATGGGCTGTCCCGTCAAAAAAGTTTTGAAGTCAAACTCTGGCGTTGCGCTCATGCAAACACCCGACCTTGCATCTGAAATTGTGGCGGCAATGGTTGCAAAAGTAGGCCATAAAGCCGATGTCACCGTAAAAACGCGACTGGGATGGAATCACGAACATACGATTGTTGATTTTGCCCTGAAGATGGAAGCCGCCGGCGCGGCGATGCTGACCGTGCATGGCCGGACGCGCCCACAGGGATTTGGCGGACATGCCGATTGGAACGCCATCCGGCCAGTCGTAGAGGCGCTCACGATTCCCGTGATTGTCAATGGCGATATTGTTGATCTTGCGACCTTTCAGCAAGCAATGGCGCAAAGCGGATGTGCTGGAGCCATGATTGCCCGCGAAGGGTATAGCCGCCCGTGGATTTTTATGGAAATACTCCAATCAATCGGCGCTTTGAGCGGCGCGGAGCAAGCCCCAGATGTGCAGGCGATCATGCTGCGTCACCTAGAACTATTGGAACAGTATCTGCCCGTTCAGGCGCACGCGCTCATGCGCAAACACGGCGCGTGGTACGCCAAAGGATTGTTAGGAGCAGCAGAATTTCGCCGTAGCCTGAACGAATGCCGCAACGCCGCTGAAATCCGTCGCCTGATTGACGACTTCTTTCGCCATAACGCTCACACCGAGGCGGTACCTGACCATGGATAA
- a CDS encoding NAD(P)/FAD-dependent oxidoreductase, with amino-acid sequence MQKYDVIIIGAGASGLMCAAAAARRGRKVLVCDQADQAGKKILVSGGGRCNFTNLDVRAVHYISHNPHFVKSAIKRFTPWDFIDLLERHQIPWHERAHGQLFCNESAKAIVDMLLQECRQAGATLQLKTTIESVVHDTASGFTLRTSRGEYRCEALVVATGGLSIPTLGASPLGYRLAQQFEIAVYPPSAGLVPFTVQPVDKQNLAPLSGIAIEAVVSIDGVAFQENVLFTHRGLSGPAILQLSNYWQPGQKITIDWLPHHPIASLLENARHVHPKQQLKTMLAQHLPARVVTALLPATLGDTPLAQLGKAHIESVTQCIHCWNIIPNGTEGYRTAEVTRGGVDCDAISSKTFESKTVAGLYFVGEVLDVTGWLGGYNLHWAWASGWCAGQYA; translated from the coding sequence ATGCAAAAGTATGATGTCATTATCATTGGTGCGGGTGCTTCTGGGCTGATGTGTGCCGCGGCCGCCGCCCGGCGTGGGAGAAAAGTGCTGGTATGTGATCAGGCCGATCAGGCGGGCAAGAAAATTCTTGTTTCCGGCGGTGGTCGGTGTAATTTCACCAACCTTGATGTTCGCGCCGTGCACTATATCAGCCATAATCCCCACTTTGTGAAATCAGCGATTAAGCGCTTTACACCGTGGGATTTTATCGACTTACTCGAACGGCACCAAATTCCGTGGCACGAGCGGGCGCACGGTCAGCTTTTTTGCAACGAAAGCGCCAAGGCGATTGTCGATATGCTACTGCAGGAATGTCGCCAAGCGGGTGCGACGCTGCAACTGAAAACAACGATTGAATCGGTTGTGCATGACACCGCTAGCGGCTTTACGCTGCGCACCTCGCGCGGGGAATACCGCTGCGAAGCGTTGGTGGTCGCCACGGGCGGCTTGTCGATCCCCACGCTTGGCGCCAGTCCGCTGGGGTATCGCCTTGCGCAGCAATTCGAAATTGCGGTCTATCCGCCCTCCGCGGGACTGGTGCCTTTTACCGTGCAGCCAGTTGACAAACAAAACCTTGCACCATTGTCCGGAATCGCCATTGAAGCGGTTGTTTCCATCGACGGGGTGGCCTTTCAGGAAAATGTCCTTTTCACCCACCGTGGACTGAGTGGCCCCGCTATCTTGCAACTTTCAAACTATTGGCAGCCCGGACAAAAAATCACCATCGACTGGTTGCCTCATCACCCCATAGCATCATTGCTGGAAAATGCGCGCCACGTGCACCCAAAACAACAATTAAAAACGATGCTGGCACAACATTTGCCCGCTCGCGTGGTCACCGCTTTGCTGCCAGCGACGCTTGGCGATACGCCACTCGCACAACTTGGCAAAGCCCACATTGAATCCGTGACGCAGTGCATTCACTGTTGGAACATTATCCCCAACGGTACGGAAGGGTATCGCACCGCCGAAGTGACCCGCGGTGGCGTCGACTGCGATGCGATTTCTTCAAAAACTTTTGAAAGCAAAACCGTTGCTGGACTCTACTTTGTCGGCGAAGTGTTGGATGTGACGGGCTGGCTGGGCGGTTATAACTTGCATTGGGCGTGGGCTTCGGGATGGTGCGCGGGGCAATATGCGTGA
- a CDS encoding ATP-binding protein, translating to MDKTLKKNLILFYLLFTVIIVSTVWVSLYFIMNQLAEKSVDVRLSEAKVHAYRIQSKIEELMTSYDIRRLNTSDSTYRNLHSAMDEIIRANEEIVYALIIETNGLVVIHSDRKREGLLFDDRMTVNALRSGFPLVQSGLIDGAGYSVEGYDISLPIYYGATKVGVFRLGVSSALMRDSLKEEIQTLFQKHSIVFFVILTALFLLFIFMVNQINRVRTLQRRVSANEKLAYIGSVSGSLAHEIKNPLNAINLNIQLLQEDLEEETLEREEALASCQVIGAEVQRLNELLNEFLAYARMTSPTLKKDSIGRILGGVCDLFRPQCAAKGIQLEVERTAKSDTLFLDRNQIRQVLINLVKNGIEALGDTPQGSITIRHYTKQRHHHIEVIDNGPGISYENQKKIFDIFFSTKTDGTGLGLPIARNIIEAHGGQLTLRSAPGKGTTVQIILPDTEDGYAK from the coding sequence ATGGATAAAACCCTCAAGAAAAATCTGATCCTCTTCTACCTTTTATTCACGGTGATTATCGTATCAACCGTGTGGGTATCGCTCTATTTTATTATGAACCAACTTGCCGAAAAAAGTGTCGACGTCCGCTTGAGCGAAGCCAAAGTGCACGCCTACCGCATCCAGTCGAAAATCGAAGAGCTTATGACTTCGTACGACATCCGTCGCCTGAACACTTCCGATTCCACCTACCGCAACCTTCACAGTGCGATGGATGAAATCATCCGCGCCAACGAAGAAATCGTTTACGCCCTGATTATCGAAACCAATGGCTTAGTCGTCATACACAGCGACCGCAAACGCGAAGGGTTGCTTTTTGACGACCGCATGACCGTTAACGCCCTGCGGAGTGGCTTCCCCCTCGTGCAGTCCGGACTGATTGATGGTGCCGGGTACAGCGTGGAAGGGTATGACATATCGCTCCCTATCTATTACGGTGCGACTAAAGTTGGCGTCTTCCGTTTGGGAGTTTCCAGCGCGCTGATGCGCGATTCGCTGAAAGAAGAAATCCAAACCCTTTTCCAGAAACACTCCATCGTATTCTTTGTTATTCTGACCGCCCTCTTTTTGCTGTTTATCTTTATGGTCAATCAAATCAACCGCGTGCGTACCCTGCAAAGGCGGGTGAGTGCCAACGAAAAGCTGGCCTATATCGGCAGTGTTTCTGGGAGCTTAGCTCACGAAATTAAAAACCCACTGAATGCGATTAACCTCAATATCCAACTGCTGCAAGAAGATCTGGAAGAAGAAACTCTGGAGCGCGAAGAAGCACTGGCATCCTGCCAAGTGATCGGCGCCGAAGTGCAACGGCTCAATGAACTGCTGAACGAATTTCTTGCCTATGCGCGAATGACATCGCCAACGCTCAAAAAAGACAGCATTGGCCGTATCCTTGGCGGCGTTTGCGACCTGTTCCGACCCCAGTGCGCCGCCAAAGGGATACAGCTTGAAGTCGAACGGACAGCCAAATCCGACACCCTTTTTCTCGACCGCAATCAAATCCGCCAAGTGCTGATCAACCTCGTGAAAAATGGCATTGAAGCCCTTGGCGATACACCCCAAGGTTCGATAACCATTCGCCATTACACCAAACAACGCCACCACCATATTGAAGTGATTGACAACGGCCCTGGCATCAGTTACGAAAACCAAAAGAAAATTTTCGATATCTTCTTTTCAACAAAAACCGATGGAACCGGGCTGGGGCTTCCGATAGCCCGAAATATTATCGAAGCCCACGGCGGGCAACTCACCCTCCGCAGTGCGCCCGGTAAAGGGACAACCGTTCAGATTATATTGCCAGATACCGAGGATGGTTATGCCAAATAA
- the mqnE gene encoding aminofutalosine synthase MqnE: MDIFAGIETIATRALRGERLSFEDGVALFRSSNLLGIGKLADTLNQRRHGGRVYFNQNRHINPTNVCVNRCKFCAFSKNPDEAGAYTMQIEDALRAAQACPDSVREFHIVGGLHPDLPFTYYTELLRTLKSHFPARHIKAFTAVEIDYFATITGESPRWVLEQLMAAGLGSMPGGGAEIFAHDTRQIICQEKIDAERWLEIHRVAHELGLKTNATMLYGHVETIEDRVDHLLRLRELQNQTHGFQAFIPLAFHAENTEIATRNASGIDDLKVLAISRILLDNFDHIKAYWVMLGENVAQISLSFGVNDLDGTVVEEKITHAAGATSPEAMAKDHLIHLIQAAGKIPVERTTTYEVVDTITTLEGS; encoded by the coding sequence GTGGATATATTTGCGGGAATCGAAACCATCGCGACGCGTGCTTTGCGGGGCGAACGGCTCAGTTTTGAGGATGGTGTGGCATTATTTCGCTCATCCAATTTACTCGGCATCGGTAAGCTGGCGGATACGCTCAACCAACGGCGCCATGGCGGACGGGTGTACTTCAACCAAAATCGTCATATCAACCCCACCAACGTCTGCGTGAATCGTTGTAAGTTCTGTGCGTTCAGCAAGAACCCTGACGAAGCGGGTGCCTACACGATGCAGATCGAAGATGCCCTTCGCGCCGCGCAAGCCTGTCCTGATTCGGTACGCGAGTTTCATATTGTCGGCGGGCTCCATCCCGATCTGCCATTTACGTACTACACGGAATTGCTGCGCACGCTGAAATCACACTTTCCCGCTCGTCATATCAAAGCATTTACGGCGGTTGAAATCGACTATTTCGCCACCATCACCGGAGAATCACCGCGGTGGGTGCTGGAGCAATTGATGGCCGCTGGTCTTGGCAGTATGCCTGGCGGTGGGGCGGAAATTTTCGCTCACGACACACGCCAAATCATTTGCCAAGAAAAAATCGACGCCGAACGGTGGCTTGAGATTCACCGCGTAGCACATGAACTGGGGCTAAAAACGAACGCCACCATGCTTTACGGACATGTCGAAACAATTGAAGATCGCGTTGATCATTTGCTGCGTCTGCGCGAGTTGCAAAATCAAACACACGGTTTTCAAGCCTTTATTCCGCTGGCTTTTCATGCTGAGAATACTGAAATAGCGACGCGCAATGCCAGTGGCATCGACGATCTCAAGGTGCTGGCCATCAGCCGTATTTTGCTCGACAATTTTGATCACATCAAAGCCTACTGGGTTATGCTGGGGGAAAATGTTGCGCAAATTTCGCTGAGCTTTGGCGTTAACGACCTTGATGGAACGGTGGTGGAAGAAAAAATCACCCACGCAGCTGGTGCGACCAGTCCGGAAGCGATGGCCAAAGATCACTTGATTCACCTGATACAAGCCGCAGGAAAAATACCCGTCGAACGGACAACAACGTATGAAGTTGTCGACACCATCACGACTCTGGAGGGATCATGA
- a CDS encoding sigma-54-dependent transcriptional regulator: MPNKALMPILVVDDQLASLDSICRALSKKGYTVAQAATLGEAKAAFLAHSTPVVVTDLHLPDGTGIDFLKFIKQQDETVEVILITAFASVETAVDAMKQGAFDYVTKPVNLTELRRVVAAAWDKAMGEDDEEAEIQENSGQPPLTSPLLGESPDLREVREKIISVASTRASVLILGESGTGKELIAQSIHDYSDRAKQPFVGVNCSAFPETLLESELFGHEKGAFAGAYKQHHGKFEQAHRGTLFLDEIGEIPMTVQVKLLRVLENREIVRIGGRETIPVDVRIIAATHRDLAEEVEAGHFREDLYYRLKVVVITAPPLRHHPEDIPLLANHFVQHFAAENGRDIQGISSEALAILGRYPWRGNVRELRNCLENMVIFASSHLLTPRDIPEEYRQETYEADEIPTEAAPKQTMEDIEREAIEQTLQQVGGNRTQAARILGIGLRTLQRKIKQYDL; the protein is encoded by the coding sequence ATGCCAAATAAAGCACTTATGCCAATTTTAGTCGTTGACGATCAGCTTGCATCGCTCGATTCTATCTGCCGAGCGCTCAGTAAAAAAGGGTATACCGTCGCGCAAGCAGCGACTCTTGGCGAAGCAAAAGCGGCTTTTCTGGCTCACTCAACGCCCGTGGTGGTAACCGACCTTCACCTCCCAGATGGCACAGGAATAGATTTTCTAAAATTTATCAAACAACAAGATGAAACCGTTGAAGTTATTCTGATAACCGCATTTGCATCGGTTGAAACCGCTGTGGACGCCATGAAACAAGGCGCTTTTGATTACGTTACCAAACCCGTAAACCTTACCGAACTACGCCGTGTCGTGGCCGCCGCGTGGGATAAAGCGATGGGCGAAGATGATGAAGAAGCGGAAATTCAAGAAAATAGCGGCCAACCACCACTCACATCGCCACTTTTGGGAGAGAGCCCCGATCTGCGCGAAGTGCGCGAAAAGATTATCAGCGTGGCCTCAACCCGAGCTTCCGTGCTTATACTCGGCGAATCTGGTACCGGCAAGGAACTGATTGCCCAATCGATTCACGATTACTCTGATCGCGCCAAGCAACCATTTGTTGGCGTAAATTGCTCGGCCTTTCCCGAAACACTGTTGGAGAGCGAACTGTTTGGACACGAAAAAGGTGCTTTTGCCGGTGCCTATAAACAACACCACGGCAAATTTGAACAAGCTCACCGTGGCACCCTCTTTCTAGACGAAATCGGCGAAATTCCCATGACCGTGCAAGTGAAACTCTTGCGCGTGCTGGAAAATCGCGAAATCGTCCGCATTGGTGGCCGCGAAACCATCCCCGTAGACGTTCGCATTATTGCGGCAACCCACCGCGACTTAGCCGAAGAAGTGGAAGCCGGTCATTTTCGCGAAGACCTGTATTACCGCTTAAAAGTCGTCGTCATTACCGCGCCGCCACTCCGGCACCATCCCGAAGACATCCCGCTCCTTGCCAACCATTTCGTGCAGCACTTTGCCGCAGAAAATGGACGCGACATACAAGGGATATCATCCGAAGCACTTGCTATTCTTGGGCGTTACCCATGGCGTGGTAACGTGCGCGAACTACGCAATTGTTTAGAAAATATGGTTATTTTTGCCAGTTCACACCTGCTCACGCCACGCGACATCCCTGAAGAATACCGGCAAGAAACCTACGAAGCGGACGAAATACCAACCGAAGCCGCACCCAAACAAACTATGGAAGACATCGAGCGCGAAGCCATTGAACAAACCTTGCAGCAAGTCGGTGGCAATCGAACCCAAGCTGCGCGCATACTCGGCATCGGTCTGCGAACCCTGCAACGCAAAATCAAACAGTACGACCTCTGA